CCGGCGCAGGAGGGGGTTGGCTCCATGCTGTGTCAAGCGTCAGTCACGGTCGAACATGCAAGAGTCATCTATCGACATAACAAGACATGGTGAGTagcggagaagagagattgtAGTTTATATTGTGGCAATAAAGGTTGATAtgaatctctctctcgcaaGGTTATAATGAAATTGAAAAGGgtcttggaaaagaagatgagggaTGGTagttgaaaaagaaaatttgtGAAAAGCAAAAATGTAATGGGACAAGCCAGGCTCGAACTGGCGACTTTACGATaacagagacagaagttgTTCTTCAGTCGTACACTCTCCCAGCTGAGTTATTATCCCATTGCATGTTTTTCTTACAATTTTTTGCCAATATATACTATCTTGAAGCAGCATCGCTCATTAAGCGGCAAAGCACCCCCTTTACCCCATCCTTACTACTCAATCAACCCAGACCCACGTGACCGTGTTATCAGCCAGGCTGTGATCTGCGGTAGATGGTGGCCACCCGAAAGAAGCTCCGGCCCAGAGACGTCTCGAGCTTTCAATCACCCCCCGCCGAAGCTACCCAAATAAAGTGCACAAAATGGGTGGAGATCTTAATTTGAAGAAGTAAGGAATTATCTCCTCGGACGACTTCTCGTGTTTTACTTGCTCCAGCATTCAAGCAAGCTATGCGCCGCATTACTAACTAATGTCGCAGGTCATGGCATCCGTCGCTGCTCCGCAATCAGGAGCGCGTATGGCAGCAGGAGAAGCGCGCTCTGGAGGAGCGCAAAAAGGTCGAACAACTTCGACGtgagcgagaagaagagcgtCAAATCCAAGAGCTGCAACGTCTTCAGGAAGCTTCGGGCAAAGCCGCGCCTCAATCACGGGTCGACTGGATGTACCAGGCGCCTTCCAGCTCCACAGGCCATTAttcggaggagatggaaggatATCTTCTAGGCAAGCGACGAATCGACGGTATCCTGTTGAAGAATGATGCAGACAACCAGAAGCTCGAAAAAGGTGCGGACGTGGTTGGGGCCAACGCGGCGGCTGGTCCGTCGGTCGGCTCTGCGCGTGACACCATGACCAAGGTTCTCAACGACCCACTTCTCgaggtcaagaagagagagcagGCCGCGTATGAAGCTGCTGTCATGGAGGCCGCTCGgcgaagggaaagagaggcgCGCCGCAAAGGTGAAAGTGGTCGTGATCGAGATCGGGATCATCGCCACCGAGATCATGATTCGAAGCGCCGACGATACAGCGATGATAGAGAAGATGATCGTCGACACAGATCGCACCGCAGTGACCGCCGCTATCGCTCAAGATCGCCTGTCTCCCCGGAGAGGACGCACCGGAGGCATCGAAGTGAGCGTGACCGCCGCAGGGATGACAGACGTCGAG
The window above is part of the Penicillium oxalicum strain HP7-1 chromosome VI, whole genome shotgun sequence genome. Proteins encoded here:
- a CDS encoding Pre-mRNA-splicing factor cwc25 — protein: MGGDLNLKKSWHPSLLRNQERVWQQEKRALEERKKVEQLRREREEERQIQELQRLQEASGKAAPQSRVDWMYQAPSSSTGHYSEEMEGYLLGKRRIDGILLKNDADNQKLEKGADVVGANAAAGPSVGSARDTMTKVLNDPLLEVKKREQAAYEAAVMEAARRREREARRKGESGRDRDRDHRHRDHDSKRRRYSDDREDDRRHRSHRSDRRYRSRSPVSPERTHRRHRSERDRRRDDRRRVEDRDRRHEDRDHREDRPRADRDRDEYSHHGERRDSYSSRAGDRDSGSRRNHDQDHEGSQRRSSPRRKSPPATRDSKRHDYASEDRREPPRRDHINRNDSFHRSRGLPPGQNGSSRPDPKIQEAERLRKLAEMQSNANDLESERRQRLADITAKEEQEKEADDKQRSDRGRFISKVHQRAQEDSLDERIRRSRGGLSKMDED